The Prevotella melaninogenica region TAACTACGTAACAAATAACGTCCTTTTGCAACTCCTTCTGGAATGTCAATATGTCCAACAAAACCTTGATCGCTCCGTATTAGACGTACTCGTTTCACGACGAGATGTTCTGGATTAAGAAGTTCTACGTATACATAACGGCTCACACTATCCGCCTGATGAACTACTGCATTCACTAAGAAGACACGCAAGTTAATACGTTGCCCTGCTTGATAACTATCTGCATCGGTAAATACGTAGGTTTTCTCTTGAGGGAATAGCTGTACTTGCCGCAGGATACGACTCAGTAACACATTGTTAGTCTGAGCATACAATGATGTTTGAAAGCATGTTAGAAATATTATGAATAGTAGTTTTCTCATATAGATAGACCCCAGTGAATGAGTTTATGTAATAGACTTTCAGCAATAAAGATAATCTTCCGTAGAATCATATGCAAACTTACACAAAAATATTAAATAATAGGTTCAAAAATAGAAAAACCATACATTAACATTGAAAAACTTGTATTCTTTGTCTGTTTAGGGTGTTATAATGTTTTTCAAACTACAAATTACTTATGTTTTAAACGTATAGTGTAGTGGTGTTAACCATTAGCACCAATGGTACGGAGCATCAGCACTATATGTGCGGAGCATCAGCACTATATGTGCGGAGTATCAACACCACATGTGCGGAGCATTCATACTCTATGTGATAAGCTGTAATCTGTTAGTAGGAAATGGGAAGTTAGAACTCTTATAGAAGTTGTTATAAGGTGAATAAGCTACAAATAACTCATCTGTTTGAGCAATGTATTGTCGGGAAACAATAAAAATATTGATTCAGAAGACAATAATATGAATTGAAATAACAGTCAGATGTGGATTAATAATCAACTTAGCGTCAAAGGTTCTGCACTTATACTATCCATATTACAGAAACATTTTGTAAATTTGCAGTTCAATAGGCTGTTTTATATATTAGCAAAAAAGGATTGTTGATTTAGTAATTTATCAGTGGAAACGATACTGATATTAAAGCCTACAAATAACACATTGAGAAGATAAAAGAATGATATACCCCAAGAATTTTGAGCAAAAGATTGGTTTCACAGAGGTGCGCTCACTTCTGCGTGCACGCTGTTTGTCTCCTTTAGGTAAGGAACGAGTTGATGCAATGAGCTTCTCAACCGATGCCGCACAGGTGAATACCTGGATGGAAGAGATTAGAGAGTTTCGCAGAATACAAGAGGGACAAGACGACTTTCCTTTAGATAATTTCTTTGATGTACGTGAAAGTGTGGCACGAATCCGCTTGGAAGGAACCTACATGGAGGTTGAAGAACTCTTTGATTTGAAGCGTTCATTAGAGACAATTATTGCTATTGTGAACTTTCTGAGCCGTGGAGAGGAGACGGAACAGGGCGAAATACGTCATTACTACCCTGCTCTCTATAATCTTGCTGATGGTGTAGCAACCTTCCCACTGCTTGTTCAGCGTATCTCACAGATTATCGATAAATTCGGTAAAATGCGTGACAATGCTTCTCCAGAACTACTTCAGATACGCCGTGAGTTGGCGCGCATCGAGGGAAGTATCTCACGTACGTTATATGGTATCTTGCGTGCTGCACAGGGTGAAGGACTTGTTGAGAAGGATGTCACACCTACATTGCGTGATGGTCGACTGGTTATCCCTGTTGCACCGGGCTTAAAACGTAAGATTTCGGGTATTGTACACGATGAAAGTGCTACGGGTAGGACGGTATATATTGAGCCTACTGAGGTTGTAGAGGCTAATAATAAGGTTCGTGAACTTGAGAATGAGGAGCGTAGAGAGATGATTCGAATTCTCACGGACTTTGCTAAGAAGGTACGTCCTAACGTACGGGAGATTCTCGATTCGTACAATCTTATGGCGGCAGTTGACTTTATTCGTGCAAAGGCTGAGCTGGCTCGACTCTTCAAGAGCTTTGAACCGCAGGTAGCTGAGGAACCTCATATTGATTGGATTAGAGCTATTCATCCCCTACTGCAACTATCATTAGAAAGAAAGCATAATAACAAGTTAAAAGATTCATTATCTGTAGATAACAGAGAAATAGATAAAGTTTCTAATGAAGTTGATAATACACAGGATTACGACACGATATTAGAAGAAGAGAACGATACACGTAATGTCCCTTCAAGTGTTGTTCCCCTCGATATTCAACTCACAAAAGATAAGCATCTGTTGATTATCTCTGGTCCGAATGCTGGTGGTAAATCCGTTTGTTTGAAGACTGTGGGTTTACTTCAGTATATGCTTCAGTGCGGTCTTTCAATCCCTGTTGGTGACCGTTCAACCACAGGTATCTTTACGGATATTATGATAGATATCGGTGATGAACAGAGTATTGAGAACGACCTCAGTACCTATTCTTCTCATTTGATGAATATGAAGGTGATGATGCGTCGTGCTTCAGAGCGTACGCTTATCCTCATTGATGAGTTTGGAACTGGTACGGAACCACAGATTGGTGGAGCAATTGCCGAGTCTGTTTTACGTCAGTTCTGGAAGAAGCATGCTTGGGCTGTGATTACAACCCACTATCAGAACCTCAAGCATTTTGCAGAAGAACATCCTGGTACAGTCAATGGTGCGATGCTCTATGACCGTCATGAAATGCGCCCACTCTTCCAGTTGGCAATCGGTAGACCCGGTAGTTCGTTTGCTATAGAGATTGCTCGAAAGACGGGAATACCAGAAGAAGTAATCCGTGATGCGTCAGAGATTGTTGGTTCCGATTATATTCAGATTGATAAGTACTTACAGGATATTGTTCGAGATAAACGTTATTGGGAGAATAAGCGTCAAACCATTCACAGCCATGAGAAGGAATTGGAGAAACGTATTAGTCAATATGAAAAGGATATTGCAGCGTTAGAACAAAGTCGTAAGGATATTCTCAACCGTGCCAAGGTACAAGCAGAAGAGATTATCAAGGAGAGCAATCGTCGTATAGAAAACGCTATTCGTGAAATCAGAGAGAAGCAGGCTGAGAAGGAAGAAACCAAGCGTATTCGTCAGGAATTAGCTGCTTATGAAGCTGGATTGACAGATGCGGGAAAGACAGATAAGAGCGATACGTCTAATAAGAAGAAGCTTAAGAGTAGCGGATTACTCTCTGATGACGATTTCCAAAAGAAGGTTGACAAGATTAAGAATCGTAAGGAACGCCACGAACAGCATCTGAAAGAGAAGGCAAGTAAGCAACAAGCAGCTGCTGAAGCATTGAAGAATGCCGTACGTAAACAGCAAGGAGGTGGAATCGTTATGGCTGGTGATGCTGTACGTATAAAGGGGCTTACATCTGTTGGTAAGGTGGAATCTATTGAAAGAAAGCAGGCAACTGTTATCTTTGGTGGTATGAGAACAAAGATGGCTATCAGTCGTTTGGAGCATGTTGATGCGGCTACTATTCAGTCAGAACAGAAGCAATTCCAGGCTTATAACTATAGTCGTGAGACTCGTGAGACCATTGATAAGCATCGTAATCAGTTCCGACAAGAGTTGGATGTACGTGGTATGAGGGCTGATGAAGCCTTAAATCAGGTGCAATACTTTATAGATGATGCTATCCTTGTTGGGGCAAGTCAGGTGCGTATTCTTCATGGTAAAGGCAATGGTATACTTCGTCAGCTAATCCGACAGTACCTTGGCAGTGTCCCTAACGTCACAAACTATCGCGATGAACATGTACAGTTTGGCGGTGCAGGTATCACGGTTGTGGAACTATAAGTTAGTTGACAAGTTTACAAGTAAACAAGTTTACGAGTTATTTCTTTTATTAGAAGACAGATAAAGAATATAGGCAATAAATTGAAAGAGCAAGCGTTAGAATATTAATATGAACGACCTAAGGCTTTTACATATACTTCGCAAACAGCGACAGAATCTTCTGTTAGCTATTGGTGTCACGTTGATGCTGACGTCATGCGGTATAGATAGAAATATTAAGAAAGGTGAAAAACACCTTTCCTTGGGCGAATATTATGACGCTGCGAACCAATTTAAAACAGCTTATCAACGTACTTCGCCTAAGGATAGACGCCAACGTGGAGAACTTTCTTTGAAGATGGCTGAGTGTTATGAGCGTATTTCGTCCTCTCAACGGGCAATATCAGCTTATAGAAATGTTATCCGCTATAAGCTGGATAATGGTGAGACGCATAAGCGTTTGGCTGATAATCTAATGAAGGAAGGTAGCTATGCAGAGGCTGTTAAGGAATATCGCATTGCGCTTGATTCAATCCCTAACAATCAATTGATAGCTCAAGAGCTTCAGGCTGCATCAATAGCTGCAAGCGTAAAAGAGCGTGGTTCAAAGTATATTGTGAAGCGTATGGATGTGTTTAACTCACGTCGACAGGATTATTCGCCAATGCTTTTTGGTGATAAATACGAACAGCTTTACTTTACTTCTACACGAAATGAAGCCAAAGGTGACGAATTGAGTGGTATTACTGGTGCAAAGGCTGGTGACATCTTCCTTAGTGAAAAGGATGATAAAGGCAAATGGAGTACACCGAAGGCTATAGAGTCTGCATTGAATACAGAGGCTGATGAGGGTACGCCTGCATTCTCAGTAGATGGCAGGGAGATGTATATTACACAATGTTTAACTGATCCAAGCAACCCTCGCTATGCTCAAATATCAGTAAGCAATCGCTCTGATGCAGCTTGGGGAAAGGCTAATAAGTTGGAAATTAGTCGTGATACGCTATCGAGTTTTGCACATCCTGCTGTCTCACCTGATGGTAATTGGCTTTATTTTACCAGTGATATGCCTGGTGGAAAAGGTGGTCTTGACATTTGGCGTGTACGTCTGACAGGCGGTACAACAGGAGGTGTTGAGAACCTCGGAGAACCAATCAACACCCCAGGAGATGAAGAATTCCCTACCTTCCGACCAAACGGTGACCTTTATTTCTCAAGTAATGGACATGGTGGTTTGGGTGGTCTTGATATCTTTATAGCTAAGGTTGGCAACGATCGTCGCTACCACTTGGAACATCCTGGATACCCTCTTAACTCACAAGGTGACGACTTTGGTATGACCTTCGAGGGCATTCATAATCGTGGTTTCTTCTCCTCAAACCGTGGTGATGGTCGAGGTTGGGATCATATCTATAGCTTTGAACTCCCTGAAATTATTCAGACTGTGAAGGGATGGGTCTATGAAATGGATGGTTACGAGTTACCAGCAGCACAGATATTTATGGTTGGTGATGATGGAACTAACAAGAAGTTAGCTGTCAAAGGAGATGGTTCTTTCGAACAAGAGATAAAGCCTGGCGTTAATTATATCTTCCTTGCAACCTGCAATGGCTACTTAAATCATAAGGAGGAGATTAAGGTTGGGAATGTAGATGATTCTAAAGTATATACCCTTCAGTTTGCTTTAGCAGGAATCAACGTACCTATATTGATAGACAATATCTTCTATGACTTTGATAAAGCGACACTTCGACCAGAATCAGAGAAGGCTTTGGACGCTCTTGTCAATCTTCTCAAAGAGAATCCTAACGTAACAATAGAACTCTCGGCTCACACCGATTACCTTGGTTCTGCTGATTATAATAAACGTCTTTCACAACGACGTGCAGATGCCGTAGTGGCTTATCTCACTGCACATGGCATTGTTCGCGACCGTCTTACACCTGTTGGATATGGTAAAGAACGTCCAAAGAAGATTCGTAAGAAGGTTACAGAGAAGTACCCTTGGCTAAAGGAAAACGATGTTCTCACTGAAGATTTCATCAAGAAACTCGATAAGGAGAAGCAAGAAATAGCCAATCAATTGAACCGCCGTACTGAGTTTACAGTGCTTCGAACCACATATGGTATGTTTGATGAGAAGGGAAACCTTAAGCAACAGCCAAAACCAAAGAAAAAAGAAAGTCTTGATGACGATGGAATGATTATCATTAACATTCCCTAAACATATGATAAAAGATAAGAGCCGACAATGTCAGGCAGCACAATCTCCTTGTTCTTTAGACCTAAATGGGCAAGAAATAAGGACTATAGAAGAAGTTGAAGAAAGACTTCCTCTTGCTTTTACTGATTATACTCGTAGTCTTTTTGGTGATAAACTTTATCATACATTCCTAAAAGGATTGGGAGAAACAGCACCGGTGAGTATACGTCTTAATCCCTTTAAGTTGGCAGAAACGACTCATAAAGTTAATCCAGAGTTGAATCCTCAGCCTATTCCTTGGTGTAAGGAAGGCTATTGGTTGGATACAAGACCTAACTTTACGTTTGACCCACTACTTCATGCTGGGGTTTATTATGTGCAAGAAGCATCATCTATGTTTCTATCTCATGTGTTACAACACTTCGTAAAACAGCCAGTTATGGCACTCGATCTCTGTGCTGCACCAGGTGGTAAAACAACTTGTGCACGTGCATCCTTACCTGCAGGTTCCTTCCTTTTCTCTAACGAACCGATAAGGAAACGTGCACAAATATTAGCAGAGAACGTTCAAAAGTTTGGTCATGAGGGTGTCGCTGTTACGAACAATTACCCTCGTGATTACAAAAAGACAAAGCTTGGGTTTGATGTTATTATAGCCGATGTACCCTGCTCTGGTGAAGGAATGTTTCGTAAAGATCCACAATCAATAGAGGAATGGAGTCTACAGAATGTAGAGAACTGTTGGCAACTTCAGCGTAGTATTATTGCTGATATATGGGACAACTTAAAGCCTGGAGGTATTCTTATTTATTCAACTTGCACCTTTAATGCGCATGAAGATGAAGAGAATATTGCGTGGATTCTCAACGAATACGATGCTGAACTCCTCTCTGTGCCTATAGAAGAAGCATGGAATATAACAGGGTCACTCATTGATAATCCACTTAAAGACGGTCGGGATTTCCCAGTTTATCGCTTCATTCCTGGTAAGACACGTGGTGAAGGTATCTTTATGGCTATCATTCGTAAGCGTGGAGAGAACAAGACGTTTATCAATAAGACAACTATTGATGTTGATAAAGCAATCACAGAAGCTCGTAAACGCCTTCGCATTCTCTCGCATGGTGTAAAAGATGGAATGCAAAAAGGGAAGAATATTATCCCTGACCATACGTTAGCACTCTCCTTTTCAACTGATAAATCGGCCTATCCTAATGTAGAGGTTGATTATCAAACAGCTATCGCTTATCTTCGTCATGAGGCTATTGTACTATCTTCTGATGCTCCACGTGGTATTGTTTTACTTACTTACAAAGGCTATCCAATAGGCTTTGCAAAGAATCTCGGAAACCGTGCGAACAATCTTTATCCACAGGAATGGCGCATAAAGAGTACACATATACCAGACGAGCCTTTGGTTCTTTTATAATATAAATGCAGACAAGAAAAATCCAAAAAACAATATATCCCTATAATATCTTAGAAATAAACGGACAATTATGCAACAATATTTAAACCTCCTCAATCGCATCCTCACAGAAGGAACACAGAAAGGTGATAGAACCAGAACAGGAACTTTATCCATTTTTGGTCATCAAATGCGCTTTGACTTGCGCGATGGCTTTCCACTGTTGACAACTAAAAAGCTTCATCTGAAGAGTATTATTTATGAATTACTTTGGTTCTTACGTGGTGATACGAATGTGCGATACCTACAAGAACATGGTGTAAGGATTTGGAATGAGTGGGCTGATGAGAACGGTGAACTTGGTCCAGTCTATGGTCATCAGTGGCGTTCATGGCCTGATTACAAAGGAGGTACAATCGATCAAATTAAGAATGTGGTGGAGATGATTAAGCATGATCCTGACTCACGTCGTATGTTGGTCACAGCATGGAACCCTGCTGAGGTGGAAGATATGGCTCTCCCACCCTGCCACTGTCTCTTCCAATTCTATGTTGCAGATGGTAGATTATCGCTCCAACTCTATCAGCGTTCGGCAGATAGTTTCCTCGGTGTCCCTTTTAACATTGCATCATATGCTCTCCTTTTGCAAATGATTGCACAGGTTACGGGACTTGAAGCAGGTGAATTTATCCATACTACAGGTGACACACATCTCTATTTAAATCACCTTGAGCAGGCTAAACTCCAACTTACTCGTGAGCCACGTCCACTGCCAAAGATGAAGATTAATCCTGATGTAAAGGATATCTTTGATTTTAAGTATGAAGATTTTGAACTGATTGGTTACGATCCGTTGCCACACATTCCGGGAGTAGTTGCAGTGTAAAGGAAGCCTCCCCCAACCCCTCCGAAAGGAGGGGAGTGCAAATAGGGAGTAGCTATTCTCTTAACTTTGTAGTAAAGTATATTAGTCAAGAACTTTAAATCCTTCACCAAATTGATTGCTAAATCAGTACTCCTCTCCTTTGGAGGGGTTGGGGGAGGTCCAAAAACACCATTATGGAAATAAATATCATTGCTGCAGTAGCAGCTAATCGTGCCATTGGTTATCAGAATGATGTGGTCTATTTCATTAGCGAAGACCTTAAGCGTTTTAAGCAACTAACAACAGGACATACTGTTATCATGGGGCGTAAGACCTTCCATTCATTACCAAAAGGTGCTCTGCCTAATCGTAGAAACATTGTACTCAGTAGAACGGAAACAGACTTTCCTGGTTGCGATGTTTATTCTTCACTTGAAGAAGCGCTTAAACATATTGGGGCAGAAGAAAAGGCATTTATCATTGGTGGAGCCAGTCTTTATAAAGAGGCGCTTGCTATAGCAGACCATCTCTACCTCACAGAGATAGCTGCAACTCCTCCACAAGCAGATGTTTTCTTCCCAGAATATAATGATGGTACATGGGTTGTAGAATCACGTGAGGAACGTCCTGCTATTGATGATAATCCTGCATACGCGTTTGTAAACTATGTGAGGAAATAATCTTCATCCCAAAAGAATGTCCTCCAGAGAGGGAATAACAAATATTGAGTTGTATAATAGCATAACAAAATATACAAGATAACTCATTTTAAAAAGCTCCTAACATAGGAGCTTTTTTTGTATAAAAGTTTGTTTCCATTTTACTATTTGTCAGATATTTTTCATAGTTGTAATTCTAATACATACTCTTTTAGCTTCTAAAAGATGCCTAACCCAAGTTTAACACCCACTTTCGCCTAATTGTTACTGTCACCGTACTTTTCTCGTTTTTCTTATGGGCTCTGTGTCCTACAAATTTTATTCTTTTTGAATGGTAAGTGTTTTAAGTTCAACTTATCGTATATCTGTTTTGCTTGCTTCGAAGGACTACTACATTGGCGCATCTCGATGGTTTCACCTAATGGATTCTTCCCTTTTGTGGTGACGAGCTTTTGGGTACTCATACGTCGTACTATCTCGGTCCAGTAACAGGATTCTCCTTCTCGTTTTAATTGACAACGGATAGTGTTTACCACCCAGTAGGCTAATAAACCGAAGAAGAGGTGTGCGTCGCTTCGCTCATCTTTCTGATGATAGATAGGACGGAGGTTGAGTTCATTCTTTAGTTGTCTGTTCGTACATTCTATCTCACGAATGAGATTGTAGTATTCCCATGTCACACGCTCAGAAAGTGTCCTGACATTGCTGCGGAGGAAATAGACTCCGTGACCAGATTCCATTGCCGAGAGGTCTTTTATCTCCCAGTCTACACGTAGCATCTCCTTGGGCTTCTTCTCATTTTTTATGTAGCTTATCTGGTAGAATTTCGCTATAGAAGGGTACTTCTGTATG contains the following coding sequences:
- a CDS encoding methyltransferase RsmF C-terminal domain-like protein; the protein is MIKDKSRQCQAAQSPCSLDLNGQEIRTIEEVEERLPLAFTDYTRSLFGDKLYHTFLKGLGETAPVSIRLNPFKLAETTHKVNPELNPQPIPWCKEGYWLDTRPNFTFDPLLHAGVYYVQEASSMFLSHVLQHFVKQPVMALDLCAAPGGKTTCARASLPAGSFLFSNEPIRKRAQILAENVQKFGHEGVAVTNNYPRDYKKTKLGFDVIIADVPCSGEGMFRKDPQSIEEWSLQNVENCWQLQRSIIADIWDNLKPGGILIYSTCTFNAHEDEENIAWILNEYDAELLSVPIEEAWNITGSLIDNPLKDGRDFPVYRFIPGKTRGEGIFMAIIRKRGENKTFINKTTIDVDKAITEARKRLRILSHGVKDGMQKGKNIIPDHTLALSFSTDKSAYPNVEVDYQTAIAYLRHEAIVLSSDAPRGIVLLTYKGYPIGFAKNLGNRANNLYPQEWRIKSTHIPDEPLVLL
- a CDS encoding OmpA family protein produces the protein MNDLRLLHILRKQRQNLLLAIGVTLMLTSCGIDRNIKKGEKHLSLGEYYDAANQFKTAYQRTSPKDRRQRGELSLKMAECYERISSSQRAISAYRNVIRYKLDNGETHKRLADNLMKEGSYAEAVKEYRIALDSIPNNQLIAQELQAASIAASVKERGSKYIVKRMDVFNSRRQDYSPMLFGDKYEQLYFTSTRNEAKGDELSGITGAKAGDIFLSEKDDKGKWSTPKAIESALNTEADEGTPAFSVDGREMYITQCLTDPSNPRYAQISVSNRSDAAWGKANKLEISRDTLSSFAHPAVSPDGNWLYFTSDMPGGKGGLDIWRVRLTGGTTGGVENLGEPINTPGDEEFPTFRPNGDLYFSSNGHGGLGGLDIFIAKVGNDRRYHLEHPGYPLNSQGDDFGMTFEGIHNRGFFSSNRGDGRGWDHIYSFELPEIIQTVKGWVYEMDGYELPAAQIFMVGDDGTNKKLAVKGDGSFEQEIKPGVNYIFLATCNGYLNHKEEIKVGNVDDSKVYTLQFALAGINVPILIDNIFYDFDKATLRPESEKALDALVNLLKENPNVTIELSAHTDYLGSADYNKRLSQRRADAVVAYLTAHGIVRDRLTPVGYGKERPKKIRKKVTEKYPWLKENDVLTEDFIKKLDKEKQEIANQLNRRTEFTVLRTTYGMFDEKGNLKQQPKPKKKESLDDDGMIIINIP
- a CDS encoding endonuclease MutS2, which produces MIYPKNFEQKIGFTEVRSLLRARCLSPLGKERVDAMSFSTDAAQVNTWMEEIREFRRIQEGQDDFPLDNFFDVRESVARIRLEGTYMEVEELFDLKRSLETIIAIVNFLSRGEETEQGEIRHYYPALYNLADGVATFPLLVQRISQIIDKFGKMRDNASPELLQIRRELARIEGSISRTLYGILRAAQGEGLVEKDVTPTLRDGRLVIPVAPGLKRKISGIVHDESATGRTVYIEPTEVVEANNKVRELENEERREMIRILTDFAKKVRPNVREILDSYNLMAAVDFIRAKAELARLFKSFEPQVAEEPHIDWIRAIHPLLQLSLERKHNNKLKDSLSVDNREIDKVSNEVDNTQDYDTILEEENDTRNVPSSVVPLDIQLTKDKHLLIISGPNAGGKSVCLKTVGLLQYMLQCGLSIPVGDRSTTGIFTDIMIDIGDEQSIENDLSTYSSHLMNMKVMMRRASERTLILIDEFGTGTEPQIGGAIAESVLRQFWKKHAWAVITTHYQNLKHFAEEHPGTVNGAMLYDRHEMRPLFQLAIGRPGSSFAIEIARKTGIPEEVIRDASEIVGSDYIQIDKYLQDIVRDKRYWENKRQTIHSHEKELEKRISQYEKDIAALEQSRKDILNRAKVQAEEIIKESNRRIENAIREIREKQAEKEETKRIRQELAAYEAGLTDAGKTDKSDTSNKKKLKSSGLLSDDDFQKKVDKIKNRKERHEQHLKEKASKQQAAAEALKNAVRKQQGGGIVMAGDAVRIKGLTSVGKVESIERKQATVIFGGMRTKMAISRLEHVDAATIQSEQKQFQAYNYSRETRETIDKHRNQFRQELDVRGMRADEALNQVQYFIDDAILVGASQVRILHGKGNGILRQLIRQYLGSVPNVTNYRDEHVQFGGAGITVVEL
- a CDS encoding thymidylate synthase, with the protein product MQQYLNLLNRILTEGTQKGDRTRTGTLSIFGHQMRFDLRDGFPLLTTKKLHLKSIIYELLWFLRGDTNVRYLQEHGVRIWNEWADENGELGPVYGHQWRSWPDYKGGTIDQIKNVVEMIKHDPDSRRMLVTAWNPAEVEDMALPPCHCLFQFYVADGRLSLQLYQRSADSFLGVPFNIASYALLLQMIAQVTGLEAGEFIHTTGDTHLYLNHLEQAKLQLTREPRPLPKMKINPDVKDIFDFKYEDFELIGYDPLPHIPGVVAV
- a CDS encoding dihydrofolate reductase, with the protein product MEINIIAAVAANRAIGYQNDVVYFISEDLKRFKQLTTGHTVIMGRKTFHSLPKGALPNRRNIVLSRTETDFPGCDVYSSLEEALKHIGAEEKAFIIGGASLYKEALAIADHLYLTEIAATPPQADVFFPEYNDGTWVVESREERPAIDDNPAYAFVNYVRK